A stretch of the Filimonas lacunae genome encodes the following:
- a CDS encoding alpha/beta hydrolase family protein: MLLAPALLACLLSLAQKPVLDSAVWEKWPDLNYVNINDNGSFISYTVSEPMLQKTTWVLQSTEANWKRVFETEKPIGSGFAGNNKLVFFNSSRESIGVMDLDSKNITYIPGAVSFADITLTKNGTLLLLNKQQHLLQVKDLVSGKEFSKGHVETYQLSEDGKNILVKYDSLMSEVALFPLALIRLADAHTWPISSGDYSSAILGRFIWNATEQKLAFIARATNGMYTVVYADLLSNKLTYLKAGASVIPDGYVVDELRQWNASGSGLLVTLQKKEGKSSEKKGVAVDIWSFADAKLQSRLQSEPTAKERYAAIWWMDSNKVMQLENANTRLWEVKGDYALMIYSERGVDVSEIYWNPYRLKDIYVINLNTGNQTVIQRKTESRFKLSAGGKYVISYDAAVGHFFCYTTHTGGRVNVTTAIKTNWNQYGDEEPGSKMRTLDAVAWLDNDSGVLLYDQCDIWQVDPAGKKAPVNVTNYYGKKHNMCFRFMTKQEDGVVLRADTSLILCAFNRNNKENGFFRKKLSELGDPALLTMQPKMFCVIDNPTFIVTYPMRAARADAFVVTRQSATEYPNLYFTRDFITFRQLTTLEPEKAFNWMTAELLTVKGVDGANGQAVMYKPENFDSSKKYPVIFFYYEKKSNELHLYHRVDKCTGDINIPIFVSNGYVVVTPDIHYKIGEVSKSAVDWVTSCAKMVSGYSWIDKTRMGITGHSFGGYETNCLVTHSNMFRAACAAAGMCDLMMEYGGLWFNGSSKQEYYDLRRGGLGKPFWEDKQAFIQNSPIYEVKNVATPMLLVHNKNDKAVPFAQSVSFFTALRRLGKPVWMLQYDGEGHSILGKPAMDFTIRLFQFFDHYLKEKPAPLWMTMK, encoded by the coding sequence ATGCTACTAGCTCCAGCTTTGCTGGCATGCCTGTTATCTTTGGCTCAAAAACCGGTATTGGATTCAGCTGTATGGGAAAAATGGCCGGACTTAAATTATGTAAATATTAATGATAACGGCAGCTTTATATCCTATACGGTGAGCGAGCCTATGTTGCAAAAAACAACATGGGTGTTGCAGAGTACAGAAGCAAACTGGAAAAGAGTTTTTGAGACAGAAAAGCCTATAGGTAGCGGCTTTGCAGGAAATAATAAATTAGTGTTTTTTAATAGTAGCCGGGAATCTATTGGGGTAATGGATTTGGATAGTAAAAATATTACCTATATACCGGGAGCTGTCTCTTTTGCTGATATTACTTTGACAAAAAATGGCACGTTGTTGCTGCTGAATAAGCAGCAACACTTGTTGCAAGTGAAGGACTTAGTCTCGGGTAAGGAGTTTTCAAAGGGGCATGTTGAGACGTATCAATTGAGTGAAGATGGAAAAAACATATTGGTTAAATATGATTCCCTGATGTCTGAAGTGGCGCTTTTTCCATTAGCATTGATACGATTAGCAGATGCACATACCTGGCCAATATCCAGTGGGGATTATTCTTCAGCTATACTAGGGCGTTTTATATGGAATGCTACGGAGCAAAAGCTCGCTTTTATTGCCAGGGCAACAAATGGGATGTACACTGTTGTGTATGCTGACCTGCTTAGTAACAAGCTGACATACCTGAAAGCCGGAGCAAGTGTTATTCCGGACGGGTATGTAGTGGATGAATTAAGGCAGTGGAACGCATCTGGTAGTGGGCTGCTAGTAACATTACAAAAAAAAGAAGGGAAGAGTAGCGAGAAGAAAGGAGTGGCTGTAGATATATGGAGTTTTGCTGATGCTAAGCTGCAATCAAGATTACAAAGCGAGCCGACTGCAAAAGAGAGATACGCAGCTATCTGGTGGATGGATAGCAACAAGGTAATGCAGTTGGAGAATGCCAATACCAGGTTATGGGAGGTAAAGGGAGATTATGCATTAATGATTTATTCGGAAAGAGGAGTGGATGTAAGTGAAATATATTGGAACCCTTATCGGTTGAAAGACATCTATGTAATTAATCTGAATACTGGCAACCAAACGGTGATACAGCGTAAAACAGAGTCGCGTTTTAAATTGTCGGCTGGAGGGAAATATGTGATTTCTTATGATGCTGCTGTGGGACATTTTTTCTGCTATACCACTCATACAGGTGGCCGGGTGAATGTAACCACTGCTATTAAAACCAACTGGAATCAGTATGGGGATGAAGAGCCTGGAAGCAAAATGCGTACGTTGGATGCGGTAGCCTGGTTAGATAATGATAGCGGTGTTTTGTTATATGACCAGTGTGATATTTGGCAGGTGGACCCTGCTGGTAAAAAAGCACCCGTTAATGTTACCAATTATTATGGCAAAAAACACAATATGTGTTTTAGGTTTATGACTAAACAGGAGGATGGGGTTGTGTTAAGGGCAGACACGAGTCTGATACTTTGTGCTTTTAACAGGAATAATAAAGAGAATGGTTTTTTCAGGAAAAAGCTCAGTGAGTTAGGAGACCCGGCATTGCTGACTATGCAGCCAAAAATGTTTTGTGTAATAGACAATCCTACTTTTATAGTAACTTACCCGATGCGGGCAGCCAGGGCTGATGCTTTTGTTGTAACGCGTCAGAGTGCTACTGAATATCCTAACCTGTATTTTACCCGTGATTTTATTACTTTCCGCCAACTAACTACACTAGAGCCTGAGAAAGCATTTAACTGGATGACGGCTGAACTGCTTACTGTTAAAGGAGTGGATGGCGCAAATGGCCAGGCGGTAATGTATAAGCCAGAAAACTTTGATTCATCGAAAAAATATCCGGTAATTTTCTTTTACTATGAAAAGAAATCGAACGAGTTGCATTTATATCATAGAGTAGACAAGTGTACAGGAGATATCAATATTCCCATATTTGTGAGCAATGGGTATGTGGTGGTAACTCCTGACATTCATTATAAAATAGGAGAAGTGAGTAAAAGTGCAGTGGACTGGGTTACGTCTTGTGCAAAAATGGTGTCGGGCTATTCATGGATTGATAAAACGCGCATGGGGATTACCGGACATAGTTTCGGTGGCTATGAAACTAATTGCCTGGTAACGCATTCTAATATGTTCAGGGCAGCTTGTGCTGCTGCGGGAATGTGCGATTTAATGATGGAATATGGAGGATTGTGGTTTAACGGATCTTCTAAACAAGAGTATTACGATCTTAGAAGAGGGGGATTAGGCAAGCCTTTTTGGGAGGATAAGCAGGCTTTTATACAAAACTCCCCTATATATGAAGTGAAGAATGTGGCTACGCCTATGTTGTTAGTGCATAATAAAAACGACAAAGCGGTGCCTTTTGCACAAAGTGTATCATTTTTTACGGCTTTGCGCCGGTTGGGGAAACCTGTTTGGATGTTGCAATATGATGGAGAAGGGCATTCTATTTTAGGGAAACCTGCTATGGATTTTACTATACGGCTTTTTCAGTTTTTTGATCACTATTTAAAAGAAAAGCCTGCACCCTTATGGATGACAATGAAGTAA
- a CDS encoding DUF4397 domain-containing protein, which produces MKAVIITSTVVMLAITACHKNEIKVTALASLNIVNAAASSGAVKVKFEGGTPNYYSQVTTAINYASNAAYSVLANSRTTLQIAATSDTTTPVVQTQVQLPVGSMYSLLLCGKSKSIDTLWIKENFAAYADSVYGVRFMNLSVNSKPVSIKRKSTGATVASSIAYKGYSSFYTFPCTVQALSEVFEVRDAASDSLLGSYEFKSTVPPPRLNNCSIAWVGETGTTGATAPKTQRINHY; this is translated from the coding sequence ATGAAAGCAGTTATAATCACCTCCACAGTGGTAATGCTCGCAATAACAGCCTGCCATAAAAACGAAATTAAAGTTACTGCACTGGCCTCTTTAAACATTGTAAACGCTGCCGCTTCGAGTGGAGCAGTAAAAGTGAAGTTTGAAGGAGGAACTCCTAATTATTATTCGCAGGTAACTACTGCTATCAACTATGCCAGTAACGCTGCTTACAGCGTGCTGGCCAATAGTAGAACAACGCTACAGATTGCAGCTACTTCTGATACCACTACGCCCGTTGTGCAAACACAGGTGCAGTTACCGGTAGGTAGCATGTATTCTTTATTACTTTGTGGCAAAAGTAAATCAATAGATACGTTATGGATAAAGGAGAATTTTGCCGCTTACGCGGACAGTGTTTACGGTGTAAGATTTATGAATTTATCAGTTAACAGCAAACCGGTAAGCATTAAACGTAAAAGCACAGGGGCTACCGTTGCTTCATCCATTGCTTATAAAGGGTATTCCTCTTTTTATACCTTCCCTTGTACGGTACAGGCTTTGAGCGAGGTGTTTGAGGTAAGAGATGCCGCCAGCGATAGCTTATTAGGTTCCTATGAATTTAAATCAACCGTTCCGCCGCCACGATTGAATAATTGTAGTATTGCCTGGGTTGGAGAAACCGGAACTACTGGTGCTACCGCTCCTAAAACTCAGCGTATTAATCATTATTAA
- a CDS encoding glycoside hydrolase family 2 protein, with product MKRIVLSLTCLLHAYYGMTQEQWKLQPVSVTTRWAKQVTPQNVLPEYPRPQLVRSKWTNLNGLWEYAITDSTVASVTKYDGQILVPYPLESALSGVKRSLQPDQKLWYRREVTIADKKPGMRYLLHFGAVDYSTVVICNGKEAGRHKGGFQEFTVEVTALLQKGNNTIGVAVLDPTDKGNNPKGKQVLNPRGIMYTPTSGIWQTVWLEEVPEVFVSKLKILPDVDKQLLQVWVTADGKMDKYQAEVSVWADGKEVSKQTGNGDAAFLLPIANPHLWSPQNPFLYDVQVRLLKNGKPVDEVKSYAGMRKVEIKKDAEGQERIFLNNQYVFQLGVLDQGFWPDGLFTAPTDEALAWDVVTIKSMGFNTIRKHIKIEPARWYYHCDKLGMLVWQDMPYPANVSDEAKNEFERENNENIAQLYNYPCIVSWVLFNEGWNRYDQERLTGWMKRKDPSRIINGHSGENYDKNSPANPDEKWINSDLTDVHVYPGPGQAPQLPGKARVLGEWGGVRVATPGHQWNGEKSWGYIETTAASFATKYSFMMRHLKLFEEEGLSAAIYTQPFDVEIEENGLVTYDREVIKIPVDKMKEINSILFKK from the coding sequence ATGAAAAGGATTGTTTTGTCATTGACCTGTTTGTTACATGCTTATTATGGTATGACACAGGAACAGTGGAAGTTGCAACCGGTATCTGTTACCACCAGGTGGGCAAAACAGGTAACACCACAAAATGTATTGCCGGAATATCCCAGGCCTCAGCTGGTAAGAAGTAAATGGACCAATTTAAATGGCTTATGGGAGTATGCTATTACCGATTCTACTGTGGCTTCCGTTACAAAATATGATGGTCAGATTTTAGTGCCTTACCCGTTGGAAAGTGCTTTATCTGGTGTTAAGCGGTCTTTACAGCCTGATCAGAAGTTGTGGTACAGGCGCGAAGTGACCATAGCTGATAAAAAGCCGGGAATGCGTTACCTTTTACATTTTGGCGCTGTAGACTATAGTACAGTAGTAATCTGTAATGGTAAAGAAGCGGGCAGGCACAAAGGTGGTTTTCAGGAGTTTACAGTGGAAGTAACCGCTTTATTACAAAAGGGTAACAATACGATAGGGGTAGCTGTATTGGACCCTACAGATAAAGGGAATAATCCTAAGGGTAAGCAGGTATTGAATCCACGTGGTATCATGTATACACCCACCAGCGGTATATGGCAAACCGTGTGGTTAGAAGAAGTGCCGGAAGTGTTTGTGAGTAAGCTGAAGATATTGCCTGACGTAGATAAGCAGTTATTACAGGTGTGGGTTACCGCCGATGGAAAAATGGACAAATACCAGGCAGAAGTAAGTGTGTGGGCAGATGGTAAGGAGGTAAGTAAGCAAACCGGAAATGGTGATGCAGCTTTTCTGCTGCCTATTGCTAATCCGCATTTATGGAGCCCGCAGAATCCGTTTTTGTATGATGTGCAGGTTCGTTTATTGAAAAATGGTAAGCCGGTAGATGAGGTGAAAAGCTACGCTGGTATGCGAAAAGTGGAAATAAAGAAAGATGCGGAAGGGCAGGAACGAATTTTTTTGAACAATCAGTATGTTTTTCAGCTGGGCGTGCTGGACCAGGGATTTTGGCCGGACGGATTGTTTACAGCACCTACAGATGAGGCTTTGGCCTGGGATGTGGTTACTATTAAAAGCATGGGTTTTAACACTATTCGTAAGCATATTAAAATAGAGCCGGCCCGCTGGTACTATCACTGTGATAAGCTGGGAATGTTAGTGTGGCAGGATATGCCTTATCCGGCTAATGTGAGTGACGAAGCAAAAAATGAATTTGAGCGAGAAAACAATGAGAATATAGCTCAGTTATACAACTATCCGTGTATAGTAAGCTGGGTGTTGTTTAACGAAGGCTGGAACCGTTATGATCAGGAGAGACTTACCGGCTGGATGAAAAGAAAGGACCCTTCGCGTATCATTAACGGGCATAGTGGTGAAAACTACGATAAGAATTCGCCAGCGAACCCCGATGAAAAATGGATTAACAGCGATCTTACCGATGTGCATGTATACCCGGGGCCTGGTCAGGCTCCGCAACTGCCAGGTAAGGCCAGGGTGTTAGGTGAGTGGGGGGGAGTTCGAGTGGCTACACCAGGGCATCAATGGAATGGCGAGAAAAGCTGGGGGTATATAGAAACCACAGCGGCTTCCTTTGCTACCAAATATAGTTTTATGATGCGGCATCTTAAGTTGTTTGAAGAGGAAGGGCTTTCTGCCGCTATTTATACCCAGCCGTTTGATGTAGAGATTGAAGAAAATGGCCTGGTTACTTACGACAGGGAAGTAATAAAGATTCCTGTAGATAAAATGAAAGAAATTAACTCAATTCTGTTTAAAAAATGA
- a CDS encoding RagB/SusD family nutrient uptake outer membrane protein, whose amino-acid sequence MRNQLMIAGAILFLFTGCRKLVEVQAPVTGITAGNVYETDATAIAVMTGMYTQMSLSSLPDGANLSLCLGMSADEFTLYAGVTNTGYQRYYQNAHSALLGLTPDFWTGFYNMIYTTNSVLEGVENSPALTPAVKQQLQGEAKFMRAFSYYYLVNLFGGVPVVTSTNYNTNGGLARSAAADVWKRIIVDLTDAKALLSGTYLDATLLKASAERVRPTRWAAIGLLSRAYLYSGDYVNAAAMADTLIANATSFSIVGLNSAFLKASAGNNEAIWQLQAVATGFNTQEARLFIIPSTGPAASFPVYLRDSLLNSFEKNDKRKTSWINSVTTGGTTYSFPYKYKVNTVNAAVTEFSTVLRLGEQYLIRAEARAKLHNTTDARTDMNVIRKRAGLDTLTLTDETALLDTLQHERRVELFSEWGHRWLDLKRTGKADAVMPAVTAAKGGTWSTNWQLYPIAFKELQADPALKQNEGYN is encoded by the coding sequence ATGAGAAATCAATTAATGATAGCTGGTGCAATATTGTTCCTGTTTACAGGCTGCAGGAAACTGGTGGAGGTGCAGGCGCCTGTTACCGGTATTACTGCTGGTAATGTTTATGAAACGGATGCCACTGCCATTGCGGTGATGACAGGCATGTATACGCAAATGAGCCTTTCTTCCTTACCGGATGGTGCTAATTTATCTTTATGCCTGGGCATGTCGGCCGATGAGTTTACTTTATACGCGGGTGTTACCAATACGGGATATCAGCGGTATTATCAAAACGCACATTCTGCCCTATTAGGATTAACACCAGATTTCTGGACCGGCTTTTATAACATGATCTATACCACCAATTCCGTATTGGAAGGGGTGGAGAATAGTCCGGCGCTGACCCCTGCTGTAAAACAGCAGTTGCAGGGAGAGGCTAAATTTATGCGTGCTTTTAGTTATTACTACCTGGTGAACCTGTTTGGTGGTGTGCCTGTTGTCACCTCTACCAATTATAACACTAATGGGGGTTTGGCCAGGTCGGCAGCCGCTGATGTATGGAAGCGCATTATTGTTGATTTAACTGATGCCAAAGCTTTACTCAGTGGAACTTACCTGGATGCTACCTTGTTGAAGGCATCGGCGGAGAGAGTACGCCCTACACGTTGGGCGGCTATTGGGTTATTATCAAGGGCCTATTTATATTCCGGCGATTATGTGAATGCGGCTGCCATGGCAGATACGCTGATTGCCAATGCCACCAGCTTTAGTATTGTGGGGTTAAACAGTGCTTTTTTGAAAGCTTCTGCTGGCAACAACGAAGCTATCTGGCAATTGCAGGCAGTGGCCACTGGTTTTAATACGCAGGAAGCCAGGTTGTTTATCATACCTTCTACAGGTCCGGCAGCTTCCTTCCCAGTATACCTCAGAGACAGCTTGCTGAACAGCTTTGAAAAGAATGATAAAAGAAAAACCAGTTGGATTAATAGTGTTACTACAGGAGGTACTACTTATAGTTTCCCTTATAAGTACAAAGTGAATACAGTCAATGCTGCTGTAACGGAGTTTTCAACCGTATTAAGGCTTGGTGAACAGTATTTGATAAGAGCGGAGGCGCGTGCTAAACTACATAATACTACGGATGCCAGGACTGATATGAATGTGATTAGAAAGCGGGCGGGGCTGGATACTTTAACGTTGACAGATGAAACTGCTTTGCTGGATACCCTACAACATGAGAGAAGAGTGGAGTTGTTTTCGGAATGGGGACACCGCTGGCTGGACCTGAAGCGCACCGGGAAGGCTGATGCGGTAATGCCGGCCGTTACTGCTGCTAAAGGAGGTACCTGGAGTACTAACTGGCAATTATATCCTATTGCATTTAAAGAGCTGCAGGCCGACCCCGCTTTGAAACAGAATGAAGGTTACAATTAA
- a CDS encoding SusC/RagA family TonB-linked outer membrane protein, which yields MQLQNASLEQAFKTIKKITGYSFSYTTDMLYRTRPVTVNVSNGTLEVLLQQCFANQSLTYIIDGQYVIVKEKPHIPPLPTPQTPVTEKDADFGNSDAVVVDITGHVYDEKGNPLTGATVKVMGTMNSVVTDKEGKFVITGAPNKAILEVSFVGYYGKQVKVVAGAELKVFMELYSSELDDVLILAYSTTTKRLATGNVTTIAGSDLEKQPVSNPLLGLQGRVPGLIITQATGLPNSAVTVRIQGYNSLSSGNEPFYVVDGVPYASQLIPGLNTNVLGGNGGNPLNFINPADIESISVLKDADATSIYGSRAANGAIIITTKKGKIGPLKTSFNVQSGWSKVAYRQKLLNTQQYLEMRREAFKNDNLPVPSITATPTNTDYDVNGLWDTARYTDWQKELIGHTARYTTVNANVSGGGVTTQYLVGAGYQRQTTVFPGDLSDNKASLHFNLNSSSLNQRFSMQLTNNFLYDVNRIINTDLTKAAYSLAPNAPAVYKADGTLNWMPNPAGSSTFDNPFAMFERKFQVTTYNFISNLQLRYRLCKQLTIKSSFGYTYLQNNDFLTQPLTALAPELRTNSQRASAFSNSNISSWIIEPQLNWNKGFGRSRVEALVGSTIQKNISKAQQFQAVGFTSDKIIEDIKSATTVSVQGSTAAVYRYNALFGSVNYNYDNKYVVNLNLRRDGSSRFGSENLFHNFGSIAGAWLFSNEEWMKSLVPGLTFGKLKASYGSTGNDQIGDYQFLSLFTSTSGGVGYQSTTGLAATGHTNPYLQWEETKKLQFGLDLGFVKDRILFNVNYFYNSSSNLLQPYALPAITGFGTVTRNFPALVRNYGWEMSLSTVNVKNADFAWSSSLNISIPRNKLVSFPGLDKSSYASRYVIGQPTTISQVYHFLGVDPATGMYQMADSKGLPTTNPSVLTDRTVVLNIAPKYYGGFQNQFSYKSIQLDFLFQFVKQLGYNTAALGNTNSGRFNLNQPVDILQRWQKPGDITSIQKYSTGITALLSTVNAASSDVYVADASFIRLKNVSCSWSVPERWLKRARLQTLRLYAQGQNLFTITRFKGLDPESQAVASLPPLRTMTLGLQLGF from the coding sequence TTGCAACTTCAAAACGCAAGCCTGGAACAGGCTTTCAAAACCATTAAGAAAATTACAGGTTATTCGTTCAGCTACACTACTGATATGCTGTACCGTACCAGGCCGGTTACGGTGAATGTTTCTAACGGAACCCTGGAGGTTTTATTGCAGCAATGTTTTGCTAACCAGTCACTTACTTACATTATAGACGGGCAGTATGTTATTGTAAAAGAAAAACCGCATATACCTCCTTTACCCACCCCGCAAACTCCTGTAACAGAAAAGGACGCTGACTTCGGCAACAGTGACGCTGTGGTGGTGGATATCACTGGCCATGTATATGATGAAAAAGGTAATCCCTTAACTGGCGCCACTGTAAAGGTAATGGGCACGATGAACAGTGTTGTTACAGATAAGGAGGGGAAGTTTGTTATTACAGGGGCCCCCAACAAAGCTATACTGGAGGTTTCTTTTGTGGGATACTATGGTAAGCAGGTAAAAGTGGTAGCGGGTGCTGAGCTGAAAGTGTTTATGGAACTATATTCTTCAGAGCTGGACGATGTGTTGATACTGGCTTATTCCACTACTACAAAACGCCTGGCAACCGGTAATGTAACTACTATAGCAGGGAGTGATTTAGAAAAGCAACCGGTAAGTAATCCTTTGTTGGGATTACAGGGGCGCGTACCTGGTTTGATTATTACGCAGGCTACAGGCTTACCTAATTCGGCGGTTACGGTGCGTATCCAGGGGTATAATAGTTTGTCCAGTGGTAATGAGCCTTTTTATGTGGTAGATGGTGTGCCTTATGCTTCGCAATTGATTCCCGGACTGAACACCAATGTGCTGGGAGGCAATGGAGGAAACCCGCTTAACTTTATTAACCCGGCAGATATAGAAAGCATTTCGGTGTTGAAGGATGCAGATGCCACTTCTATTTATGGAAGCAGGGCAGCTAACGGTGCTATTATTATCACTACTAAAAAAGGGAAAATAGGTCCGCTGAAAACATCTTTCAATGTACAAAGCGGGTGGAGTAAAGTGGCTTACAGGCAAAAGCTTTTAAATACACAACAATACCTGGAAATGCGAAGAGAGGCATTTAAAAATGATAACCTGCCTGTACCGAGTATTACGGCTACTCCTACTAATACCGATTATGATGTCAATGGTTTATGGGACACTGCACGTTATACTGATTGGCAAAAAGAATTGATTGGGCATACAGCCCGTTACACTACCGTAAATGCCAATGTTTCGGGAGGGGGTGTTACCACGCAATACCTGGTGGGGGCTGGCTATCAGCGGCAAACCACTGTTTTTCCGGGTGATTTATCAGATAACAAAGCTTCATTGCACTTTAACTTAAACAGCTCTTCGCTTAATCAGCGGTTTTCTATGCAGCTGACCAATAATTTTTTATATGATGTAAACAGGATCATTAATACAGATTTAACCAAGGCTGCCTATTCACTGGCGCCCAATGCACCTGCTGTTTATAAAGCAGATGGTACTTTAAACTGGATGCCTAATCCTGCCGGTTCTTCTACGTTCGATAACCCATTTGCCATGTTTGAACGTAAGTTTCAGGTAACCACTTATAATTTCATCAGCAATTTGCAGCTGCGTTATCGCTTATGTAAACAGCTGACTATTAAAAGTAGTTTTGGGTATACTTATCTTCAGAACAATGACTTTTTAACACAGCCATTAACTGCATTGGCGCCTGAATTGCGAACGAATTCGCAACGGGCTTCTGCTTTTTCCAACTCTAACATCAGCTCGTGGATTATTGAGCCACAACTCAACTGGAACAAAGGTTTTGGCAGAAGTAGGGTAGAGGCGCTGGTAGGTTCTACTATTCAGAAAAATATCAGCAAGGCGCAACAGTTTCAGGCAGTTGGATTTACCAGTGATAAGATTATAGAGGATATAAAGTCGGCTACCACCGTTTCTGTACAGGGCTCTACAGCAGCGGTGTATCGCTATAATGCTTTATTTGGAAGTGTTAATTATAATTATGACAATAAATATGTTGTAAACCTGAACCTGCGGCGGGATGGGAGTTCACGTTTTGGATCGGAAAACCTGTTTCATAACTTTGGTTCTATAGCGGGTGCCTGGCTATTTTCCAATGAGGAGTGGATGAAAAGCCTGGTGCCGGGCCTGACCTTTGGTAAACTAAAAGCGAGCTATGGTAGCACGGGGAACGACCAGATTGGCGATTACCAGTTTTTGAGCTTGTTCACTTCTACTTCGGGAGGAGTGGGATACCAGTCAACAACGGGGCTGGCAGCTACGGGGCATACGAATCCTTATTTACAATGGGAGGAAACAAAGAAGTTACAGTTTGGATTGGACCTGGGATTTGTAAAAGACCGGATTTTATTCAATGTTAACTATTTTTATAACAGTTCGTCTAATCTGTTGCAGCCTTATGCATTACCTGCGATCACTGGTTTTGGTACGGTTACCCGCAACTTTCCGGCACTGGTGAGAAATTATGGTTGGGAAATGAGCCTGAGTACGGTGAACGTAAAAAATGCGGATTTTGCCTGGTCATCTTCCCTGAACATTTCCATTCCCAGGAACAAACTGGTATCATTTCCCGGCCTCGATAAATCGTCTTATGCAAGCCGTTATGTAATAGGGCAACCTACTACCATTTCCCAGGTATATCATTTTTTGGGTGTTGATCCTGCTACGGGTATGTATCAGATGGCAGACAGCAAAGGTTTGCCCACAACTAATCCCAGTGTGCTCACAGATAGAACAGTGGTGTTGAATATAGCCCCTAAATATTACGGAGGGTTTCAAAACCAGTTTTCATATAAATCAATACAACTGGATTTTTTATTCCAGTTTGTAAAACAGCTGGGATATAATACTGCGGCATTAGGCAATACCAACTCCGGAAGATTTAACCTGAATCAGCCGGTAGATATTTTGCAGCGTTGGCAAAAGCCAGGGGATATCACTTCTATTCAAAAATATAGCACCGGCATTACAGCCTTACTTTCTACCGTAAATGCTGCTTCCAGTGATGTGTATGTAGCAGATGCCTCTTTTATACGCTTAAAAAATGTTTCCTGTTCGTGGAGTGTGCCTGAACGTTGGCTGAAGCGAGCCAGGCTGCAAACACTTCGGCTATATGCACAGGGGCAAAACCTGTTTACCATTACCCGCTTTAAAGGGCTGGACCCCGAAAGCCAGGCAGTGGCTTCGTTGCCTCCTTTAAGAACGATGACGCTGGGGTTGCAGCTGGGATTTTAA
- a CDS encoding FecR family protein, which produces MNHIPEHIQIALLHYIEQTATPEEVRLVEEWNASFDDERMYDEATEEDIKTSCIRVHDKLMHKVMQEKRRRVIRLWSCAAAAACILFVLLAGGYWYSHNNRDNRMMQQDINPGGNRALLEMANGVHLDLDKLATGNVTTRNGLVIQKKENGQIDYIVSKRTGTAVVNPEYHTLSTPRGGEFSVTLSDGTRVHMNAASRLRFPSVFTGANRKVELLYGEAYFEVAAQAHSPFWVQVNNQDSLPVNIQVLGTSFNVNAYASQQITTTLVSGKIKVNTRLLKPGEQAKSTGSNTKVMEGDSEAAIAWKNGRFEFNGSMEEIMEQVALWYNVEVIYKTKIPYHFVASVSRHEPVSRLLHILEETGKVHFSIASNQVIVLP; this is translated from the coding sequence ATGAACCATATTCCTGAGCACATACAAATAGCGTTACTGCATTATATAGAGCAAACGGCTACGCCGGAAGAAGTGCGGCTGGTAGAAGAATGGAATGCCAGCTTTGATGATGAGAGAATGTATGATGAGGCTACCGAAGAAGACATAAAGACATCCTGTATTCGTGTACACGACAAGTTAATGCATAAAGTTATGCAGGAAAAACGCCGGCGGGTGATACGGCTTTGGAGTTGTGCTGCAGCAGCTGCCTGTATCCTCTTCGTGTTGCTGGCGGGTGGCTATTGGTATAGCCACAATAATCGCGATAACAGGATGATGCAACAGGATATTAATCCAGGGGGCAACCGCGCTTTACTGGAAATGGCCAATGGGGTGCATCTTGATTTGGATAAGCTGGCAACTGGTAATGTAACCACCCGCAATGGCCTGGTGATTCAGAAAAAAGAAAACGGACAAATAGATTATATAGTAAGCAAGAGAACGGGAACTGCCGTTGTTAACCCGGAATATCATACACTCAGCACCCCAAGAGGCGGCGAGTTTTCTGTTACCTTATCTGATGGAACCAGGGTACATATGAATGCTGCCAGCCGTCTTCGTTTTCCTTCCGTGTTTACTGGTGCTAACAGAAAGGTAGAGCTGTTGTATGGCGAAGCCTACTTTGAAGTGGCTGCTCAAGCCCACAGTCCTTTTTGGGTGCAGGTAAATAACCAGGATTCCTTACCCGTGAACATACAGGTGCTGGGCACCAGCTTTAATGTAAATGCCTATGCATCACAACAAATAACTACTACGTTGGTGAGTGGTAAAATAAAAGTGAACACGAGGTTGCTAAAGCCTGGTGAGCAAGCCAAAAGCACAGGTAGTAATACCAAAGTAATGGAAGGTGATAGTGAAGCCGCCATAGCCTGGAAAAACGGCCGTTTTGAGTTTAATGGTTCTATGGAAGAGATTATGGAACAGGTGGCGCTGTGGTATAACGTAGAGGTGATATACAAAACAAAAATTCCTTATCATTTTGTAGCTTCTGTTTCGCGGCATGAGCCGGTATCACGCCTTTTACACATTCTCGAAGAAACAGGGAAAGTACATTTTTCTATAGCCAGCAACCAGGTGATAGTGTTGCCGTAA